DNA sequence from the Parachlamydia acanthamoebae genome:
CAAAAAGCTCTACATCTCCTCAAAGGAGAAAGTGACATGGCACCAGCATTGTTCACGACCACATCGATTCTTCCAAATTTTTTCAGAGTTTCTTCAAATAAGTACTCAACATCCATAGGATTAGCGACGCCCCCCTTCAAGGCGATGGCGCATTTCCACCCGAAGACTTAATCTCTGCAACAACCTCTTCTGCATGATTTGCACTGTTAGCGTAATTAACGACGACAGAAAAGCCGTCGAAAGCTAATCGTTTCGCAACTGCGCGACCGATAATAGAGATCTTTGCCACGATGCCCCCTTATTTTTTCTAAAAAAATCATCATGACCAGGTCCTCATAAATTAATCCAAACAAAAACAGTAAGCATGGTCCGTTTCATTGGAGAAAAATCCCTTAACCTAAATCGATGAACTGTAAAAGTTGAATCAATTCTTCTCGATTGAATTGTTTTAACACTTGCTGTTCATCTACCCCTACAACATCCTCCAATAACTGCCCTTTTTGCGAAATTAACTGATCGATTCTCTCTTCTATCGTTCCTAAAGTAACCAATTTAAAAACTTGGACTCCGCGTGTTTGTCCCATCCGATGCACCCGGTCAGTGGCTTGATTTTCACGCGCTGCATTCCACCAGCGGTCATAGTGGATAACTACAGATGCAGCGGTTAAATCAATTCCCAATCCAGCTGCACGCAATGAACCGACAAAAATCTCGCAGTTGGGATCCTGATTAAAGCGTTTGATGGGAGCCCTTCGATCGACGGTTGAACCGCGAATAGTGGCGTATTCAATCCCATTTTGTTGCAAATACAACTCAAAAATATCGAGCATACCCAAATATTGAGAAAAAACCACAACCTTCTGCGAGCTTTCTCGCGCTTCATCTAGCAATTCTTTAAAGAGATCCCACTTACCAGAGGAATAATCTTGATATTCTTCAGGTGTTTTTAAAAAGGCCGCGGGGTGATTGCAAATTTGCTTGAGTGAGGAAAGCAAGGCAAAAATATGCATATATGGGATGGCAATCGTGCGATCATGCAAAACTTGCAGAATTTTTTCTCGGGATCTCTCTAAGACCTCCACATACAAATGTTTTTGATCATCCACCAAAGTGCAGTGAGAGATTTCTTCTGTTTTTTCGGGCAGATCCAGCAGCACATCTTCTTTCTTTCTTCGAATAATAAATGGCTTTACAAAACGAGAAAGCAGTTGCTTTCTTTCTACACTTCCTTGGTTTTCAATCGGTTTGATAAAAAATTCCCGAAAGGAAGCATCATTCGGCATGTAAGTAGGGACCACAATATCAAACAGAGCTTTCAGCTCCCTTAAATGGTTTTCGATGGGTGTTCCGGTTAGGCCAATACGCATTTCGGCTTTTACATGCATCAAAGAGGAATAGATTTGGCTGGTATGATTTTTTGCAATTTGGACTTCGTCAAAAAAAACGACGGTGAAAGACACTTTAGTTAAAACTTTTTGTTCATTTCTCCATACTCCATAGGAAGTCAACATTACCTCATACTGCTCATCAAAGTCTTCCAAACGTCTTCCACTTCCATAAAAAGTAAAGACTTTGGCAGAAGGCAAGAAGATCGCCATTTTTTCTTGCCAGTGGTAGATGACGGATGTGGGGCAAATGATGAGAAATTTGGCCTGTATTTTATTTTTTTGTTTAGCTAGTGATTCCTGGATCATAGCCATTAAAGCCATGGCTTGGTGAGTTTTACCCAAGCCCATATCATCGCAAATAAATCCTGAAAGATGGTGTTGATACAAAAACCACAACCACAAAACGCCCACTTGCTGGTAGGATCGCAGCTGGCATTTCAGTTGGGGAAGATCGGGAAATTCTCGAGGATGAAAATAAAGTAGCTCTTGCAAAACGCTTAACGAAGCTTTATCGAGATGACTTAAATTCACATCTTCCAAAATTTGCAGCCGAATCAGCTCCAAAGCAGTCATTGCCATGCTTCTTGAACGCAGATCGATCCGCTTTTTATCAAATATACGCAGCCATTCATACCTTTTTTCCAGTAGGTCAAAACGGCCTGCATCTGTAAAAAGATAACGCTGGTTATTTTTAAGGGCGCGCCAAAATGTGGGAATATCAACCATCCCCTTATCTGTTTGATATGCCAATTTAAGAACATACCATCCTCGCTCCAGAACCTCTTTTTTGATGAGATTTAGGATGACTAAACTTTGATAACGAGGCACCCCAAGCTTAGGATCAATTGTCCAGGCATATTTTTTTACGCTTTCCCATTCTTCTGAAAAAAATTCAGCTTGTCTTTTGGATTCAACGACAAATGGGAAACGGTATTTTTCAGGCAGAAAACGTTCACCCGTTAATTCGTAAAAGCCTTCTCCTTCTACAAAGGAAAAGCCTTCAAAAATACGCACATTTTCAGGCTGATATCCCTTGGTATATTCATATTTGGGACTGATCATAACTTCTTGATCGTCATTGACCGAAATTTCCAGGCCACATTTGGCAACAGGACAACTGTCACTAAAAAATCGTGGGATCAGATGCAATTCATCTTGATTCATTCGGATAAACAAAGGGAGCTGCTCGGCCGAAATCGATAAACCTGGATGGGCGGCAATAAGAGCACTCGCTTCAGCTTTGGGATAAAAGCCTTCAGCTTCCAAATAGACCCAGGCCCCGAAATCGCACCCTCTAATTACCCCTTTCTCTCCCTCTACCGATTTAAAAAAATGCAGGCGATTATCATCATCCAAAATATAGCCCAAACGAGGCTCTTTGCCCGTTAAATGGACTTCAAAACCTGGTTGCATATTGAGCCATACACGATATTGACTCACAAAATCATTCATATCATTTTTTGCCACAACGACGTGCATTTCCTCAAAAAACTTCCCTTCAATGCGGGAAAAGCCCTGTGCTTTGAGAAATATCCAATCGCCAAAAATCCAGGATCCCGATTTAGAGAGATCTCCACGCTCAAATAAATGCGCTTCAATGTGCAAATTCCAGTGTGTATCAAATTGAAATGTATAGGAAAGGGGATGCGGGGTTGCTTCTAATTGAACCTTCTTCAAACGAGATTTAATAAAAGCATGATGGTTATCCAAAGCCTGAGCGATTTGTTCTCCGTGCAATTTTTTGGCAGGAAAAAGATGAGCAGGAGTTAAAGCATAAAATCCTTCGGATGGAAAATACATCCATTCATGAAAATGGATCCCATTTTTTTTAATCCAAGAGCCGTTTTCGGCAATGTGGATTTCCATAGTTCCTTTTTGATCGTCAAATTCAATTTGATCGATGGCCTCTTCGGGAAGAGAAAACACTTTTAAAGGAGAGTGGACAGTATTTAACGCAGGAATAATGAGCTCTAGGATATCTTTGGATAGTTTAAAGTATAGGTGCACTTCTTGAAATTGGATCGAAATGCCACCAGGAATTTCCCCTGTAATACCCTGAAAATCAATGGTATATGAACGCTCTAATTCTTGCATTTCCATCAGCCATTTTGCTAAATCGCTCCAAAAAGAAAGTACATAGCTCAAGCCAAGGCTCGGTTGCCCAGACCTCCACTGCATGAGCTCCTCTTGTGTGAGATTGGAAAATTTTAAAGAGGTCTCTTCCGTTTCATCTAGGGGAGAATCCAAAATTTGATGCCAACGCGTTTGCACCTCAGCAGATAGAAATTCGAGTTTTACCCAAACATCTGCATCCTTACTTCCCACATAAAGGGTGTCGTCAACCTTCGTCATCACATCTGAGGAGTAGCCCACTTGCATGGCACATCCGCGGCATAACTGGTTCCACAAAGAACGTTCAAAACGTTGATGTAGAGGCTCGTGATGCTTTCCATAAATGCCTAAAAAAGCAACAGAAAGGTGCAAACAACCAGGATTTTCTTCTTCTCCCATGCAGGAGCAAAAGCAATCCTTTATCTGCCCTTTTTCATCTAGCTGTAAAAACGCCCACTCTTTTCTTTTCGTATGTGGGTCTTTTACCTGAACTTGGTAAGTGGGACCAGAAAATTCTAAATCACGAATTGCATGATTTTTCCATGCGATTTCCGCACTTTGCTGGTAGAACTTTAAAAACTCTGGAAGTTCAACCATAGATTAACTCCTATCTAATCCGGCTTTAACCGAAGAATAAACAACTTGAAAAAGATTGCAATAGAACATACACTTTTACACGTATTTTCACTGAGAGATTTATTTATTTTTTTTAAGGTATATATGAGCCAAACTAGAGATATCATTCGCGGAACACTGCTAATTGCTGGGACCTCAGTCGGAGGTGGAATGCTGGCACTTCCCGTTTTAACCAGCCTTGGGGGATTTCTTCCTTCTTTGGTCATTTATCTACTTTGTTGGCTTTTTATGGCTTGCACCGGCCTTCTCTTTTTGGAAATCTCTCTTTGGATGGGTAAGGAATCGAATATCGTTTCCATGGCAGAACAAACCCTAGGCTTACCTGGAAAAATTGTCGCCTGGATTGTCTATTTGTTCCTTTTTTACTGTTTAACAGTCGCTTACATTGTGGGCTGTGGAGATTTAGTCGTCAATTTATTCCCGCACTCGATTTCTGAATGGCAGGGTTCTTTGCTATTTGTAATTTGTTTTGCACCAATTGTTTTTGCGGGAGCCCATGTTGTCAGCAGGGTCAATAGCTATCTCATGCTGGGACTTGCCATTTTTTTCTGTGCCTTTGTTGTCATTGGCGTCCCGTTTGTGGATCCTCAAAATTTAAGAGAGCGTAATTGGACGCTAGCACTGATTGGGCTTCCCGTTTCGTTTACAGCCTTTGCTTACCAAGGGATTATTCCTACGCTCGTGCACTACATGTCTTTTGATACCAAACGGATTCGATTTTCCATTTTGTTTGGTAGCGCAATTCCTTTCATTGCCTACATCATTTGGCAGTGGCTAATTTTGGGAATTGTGCCGACTTATGGTCCTGGTGGTTTGGCAGAAGCCCTCCAGAATGGAGATACGGCGGTGCAACCTCTTAAATACTTTATTGATCACCCCTCTGTCTATATTGTGGGACAGTGTTTTGCTTTTTTTGCGCTTGTGACCTCTTTTTTTGGGGTTACCCTAGGATTACTCGACTTTTTGGCGGATGGCCTCAAAATTGAAAAAACAGCGATGGGCAAGTTTTTTATTTGCCTACTCATTTTTATTCCTCCTCTTGCAATTGCCTTTACTTTTCCGCATATTTTTTTAACGGCATTAGAGTATGCAGGAGGATTTGGATGTGCTATTTTATTAGGCTTATTACCGATTTTAATGGTATGGTCTGGACGTTACCGTTTGGGTTTAAAGGGCCCATATGCTTTGTGGGGAGGAAGACTTTTGTTGAGCGTTCTCTTCCTGTTTGTTATATTTGAAATCATAGTAGGATTGACTTTGACTTTTCAGAAATTAATCAGCTAATTAATCCTGATAATTCGCTTGACATTTTACTAGTATTTTAATAATTTACTGATAATTAAGCTTTTGTTTAATTGAGAGTGTTAAAAAGTGATACTACAGATTAATCTGTAATTAGTGCACAATTTCTCTCTCAAATCACATTTCAAACGGATCTATTCCTGGTATTGAGGGAGCTGCGAATTTTCTGTGCAACCAAAAACCTATATTGCAAGCGAGCATGAAATTGATCATGCGATGATTGATTCCGATGCTCTTTATGTTCTTCAAAGATTAAGAGATGCGGGATACACTGCTTACCTCGTTGGGGGAAGTGTTCGAGATTTACTCATTAAGCAAACTCCTAAAGATTACGATATTTCAACTTCTGCTAAACCAGAAGAAATTAAGCAGCTTTTCCAAAAAAGCTGCCTCTTAATCGGACGACGCTTTCGTTTAGCTCACATTCGCTTTAAGCATAAAATCATTGAAGTTTCGACTTTCCGTTCTGGTGACAATGAAGGGGATTTAATCCTTCAGGATAACCAATGGGGTTCTCCGGAAGAAGATGTTTTACGTCGAGATTTTACGATTAACGGCCTATTTTACGATCCCGCTAACCACTCGATCATTGATTTCGTGGGTGGTTGGGAAGATATTAAACATAAACTTTTGCGCACGATTGGTGATCCGGCCATCCGGTTTAAGCAGGATCCCGTTCGCATGATTCGATTGCTCAAGTTCCGCGCTCGATTCGGCTTTGAAATTGATGCCGACTCCAAAAAAGCGCTTGTTCAATGTCGCAAAGAAATCATGAAAAGTTCGCCCGCAAGAGTTTTGGAAGAAATTTTTAGAATATTAGAATCAGGTTCTGCGGCCTCATTTTTTCATTTGATGGCAAAGGGAGGAATCCTTGAGCTTTTATTTCCTCTTTTAACCCAATTTTTAGCGACGCCTGCAGGCGAACAGATTTATCGGCATTTAAAAACGGTCGATTATATCAACCAGAATGCTGGCAAAAACCTGCTTGAAAGGGCTGTCTTAAGCGCCTGTTTGATTTTTCCTATTTTACAACAGGAAGTCAAAAAGCAGTATCTCGATGACGGGAGAACGCCACATATGGGAGAGATTATGATGCTCACTTCCTCGATTATAAAGGAAGTCGTCACCTCTTCTTTTACCCATTTTCCCCGCCGTTTGAGCTCTACAATGGCATTTGTGCTGGCCATGCAATATCGCTTAACGCCCCTTTCAGGGAAAAGACATTGCAACCCTAAGTTGATGCGAAACAAAGAATTCATCTATGCCTTAAAATTTTTGAAGGTGCGTTCTTTAATGGATAAGTCTCTTGAAGAGACCTACACCCATTCCAAAAACCTTTGGAAACAGCAGGTTAAACATGGCTACAAGCGGACTCATCCGGTGACTTCTAGCCATATGCATTCTTCTAAAAAAGGTTCGCATCATGCCCAATCCTCATAAGAAGCAGGTTTTGATTGCTCCTTCTGGAATGGAAGTTTCTTTTCGTGGCCCCTCTCTTGAAGAGGGGCCTTTGCCTTCCGTTTTCTATTTCGCACTTTCTAAAAAGGATACCCTTTTTGTCGATCCTTACAATAAGCCCTCTACCGTATGGGATGCTCTTGGCATCCGTGTTTTTGCTGTCGATTTGCCAGGGCATGGAGATGGATTTGAAAATAGAGAAGCCATGCATTACTGGGCTCAAGCCTTAAGCCAGGATCCTTTTTTTCTCGAAAAATTTGTAGCTTCTTGTGGTGAGATTGTCGATTACCTGATTGAGAAAAATTATACCTCATCTGGAGCGATAGGGGCAGCAGGACTCTCGCGAGGAGGATTCATCGCAACCCAACTGGCTGCTCAAAATACACATGTTTCTTCTGTTTTAGGATTTGCCCCATTGACTCAGCTTAGTTGCTTAACTGAATATCAAGAACACGCTGTTATCCCTTTCCCCCAGCATCATTTGGATACCCTCGCCCATTTGTTAATCGATAAAAATATCCGTTATTATATTGGCAATCGAGATCTTCGGGTTAGCACAGATGCCTGCTTTCAATGCATTCGCACCATTGCTGATGCAGCTTTTGAACATGGCAGGCGCTCCCCCACTGCAGAACTTGTACTTTTTCCTTCAATTGGACATAAAGGACATGGAACTCCACCTTATATCTTTGAAGAGGGAGCTCGTTGGCTAGCGGAAAAGCTAACAAACTGAACCTGCGTGCAGGATAATTGAGAAAAAGTTATAATTCTCCTCAAAATCAATTGGGACAATAAAAAATGAAGCATCCATATTACTCCATCGTGATTCCTTTAAAAGATGAAGAAGACAACATCATCCCATTAATCGCTGAAGTTGAATCAGTGATGGAAAAACTAGAACAGCCCTGGGAATTGATTTGCGTCGAAGATGGTTCGCAAGACAAAACGCCAGATATTTTAAAAGCTTTAGCGCAAGAAAAACCGTATTTACGCGCGCTTATCTTCACGCAAAATTTTGGACAATCGAGTGCATTTGATGCTGGTTTTAAAGCTGCACGAGGAGAGTTTGTGATCACATTGGATGGAGATCGACAAAACGACCCGAGTGATATCCCTCGCCTTTTAGAAGCCGCCAAAGAATATGATTTAGTTTGCGGTATCCGTACGAAACGGAAAGATAATTGGGTGAAAAGAATCACCTCTCGCATTGCCAACTTTGTGCGTAGTCGTTTATGCCAAGATGGCGTGCAAGACACCGGATGTTCCCTCAAAGTCTATCGTACGACTTGCCTTAAACAAATTAAAATGTTTCATGGCATGCATCGTTTTTTACCCGCTTTATTTCGGATGGAAGGATTCCGCATTACTCAAGTGCCCGTCAACCACCGCGAACGCACGCAAGGTACAACCAAATACAATTTCTTCAACCGCTCCTTCAATACCGTGGCAGATATGCTAGCAGTGCGTTGGATGACACAGCGTAAATTGAATTATACGATTGAAAAAGAGCTGCCATGAGTGACAATTGGCGTGAAGGATTATACATTTTAGGCTTTCTCCCCCACGCGTTGTTTACAGGGCGCGCGCTTTTGCAGTGGATGATCAGTGAAAAAGAAAAGAAGAGTTTGGTCACTCCAACTTTTTGGAAACTTTCTTTAGCCGGAAATCTGTTCTTGCTAGTGCATGCTTTTATTCAAATGCAGTATCATGTCTGTGTGATTCAAGCCGCGAATGCTGTGGTTTCTTGGCGCAATTTAAATTTAATGAAACCACAAACAGATCAAGCAGCATTTCGCACAGTAGTCCTGCTCTTTATGTTTAGCATTTGCAGCGTGACTTTGGGCTTTTATGGGCAAGCGCACTTCCTGGAAACCTCCAATTGGTTTCGGATCCCCTCTTCTCCCTGGCACCAAGGTGAAGAAACGAGCTTTTTTTGGCATTGCTTAGGCACAATTGGCCTGGCCCTATTCGCTAGCCGTTTCTGGATTCAATGGTGGTGTGCAGAAAAACACAAAAAAAGTTATTTAGGACCCTTATTCTGGTGGTTAAGTGCTGTTGGTGAATGCTTGAGTCTCGTTTACTTTTTACGCATTTTTGACCCTGTGCACTTTATTGGCCCAGCCTTTGGATTAATCCCTGCAATCCGCAATTTGATGTTGATTGCACAAGCAAAAAAACCTCTACAGGTAAAGCAGGAAGCATGAACGCAAAACAAAAATCTATTTTTCTTTTTGCTGGAGAACAAAGCGGCGACCTGCATGGTCAAAATCTGCTGCAGCATTTGCAACAAAAGCTACCCGATTATACTTTCTCAGGAGTCGGCGGACCATTAATGCGTCCTTTTTTCACCTCTTCCGTTTTGCGCATGGAAGATTTTGAGGTGATGGGTTTTTCAGATGTTTTACGTTCCCTTCCCAAGCTAACTCGTCAGTTCTATCAAGTACGAAATGCCATTCTCGACACACTGCCAGAAGCTGTCATTCTCATTGATTATCCTGGATTTAATCTAAGACTAGCTAAAGCCTTAAGAAAAAAAGGATACAAAGGTAAAATCGTCCAATATATTTGCCCAAGCGTGTGGGCCTGGGGAAAAGGGCGCATTGAGCATATGGCAAACACCTTAGATTTGCTGCTCTCGATTGTGCCCTTTGAAAAACAACTTTTTTCACACACCCCTCTACGTGTGGAATACATTGGAAATCCACTCCTTACCTCTATTCAGAGCTATTCTTATCATCAGGATTGGATGGAGCTTTTGGGTATCAAGCCCGCGAATCAATTGATTGCTCTATTTCCTGGAAGCCGCAAAGGGGAAATTCAACGCAATTTACCCATCCAGTTAAAAGCTGCTCAGCTGATGAAAAGAGAGGATCGCACATTTGCCATCTCTTGTGCACACCCTGAAATTATTCCTGTCATGCAAAGCATCCTTGAAGAGACAGACTTAAAATTGCACCAAGATGTTTTTCTTGTCCCCAAAGCGTATACTTACGAATTGATGAAGGACAGCCACGCCGCTATTGCGAAATCAGGAACTGTGACATTAGAATTGGCTCTCCATCAAAGGCCGTCGACAGTGATCTATCAACTGACGGCACTCAATCGCTTCATCGCTAAATATATTCTTCGATTGAATCTCCCCTACTATTCCATCGCCAACATTCTCGCTCAAAAACAGCTTTTCCCAGAGCTGATTGCGACTGGTCTTACACCTAAAAATGTACATGCCAAAATGGAAGATCTAGCTGATCCAGAGTCCAACAATCGCCAAACCTGCATCCAACAATGTCAAGACTTGGTCCCCTTTCTTTCGCAAAAAAACAATCCCTGTGAACAAGCCACTCAAGCGCTCTTGGAGATGCTAGGTAGATGATCCGTGCGATTTATCAAAGGTTCAAGAAAAAAAGTCTTCCTTATATCTTCGCTTACATAGGCAAAGCCATCGTGCGATTTCTGGTGTACACATGCCGATTTAAAGTCGAAGGAGTGGAGCAATTTGTTCAAATGGGTTCCAGCCGCCCTTGTATTGTCATGTTGTGGCATAACCGTTTGGCATTATGTGCGGAAATTGTTTCTCAATTTGCCCCACAGTTTATGTATGCAGCCTTTGTCAGCAACAGTCGCGATGGAGAACCTCTTGCCATTCTGGCTGAAAGCTACCCTTGTGGGACAACAATACGCGTTCCCCACACAGGTCGACACGAAGCCTTAAAAAAGATGATTGAGCGCCTGAAGCAAGGCAAAGAAGTGATGCTTATTACCCCGGATGGCCCCCGAGGGCCTCGCTACGAAGTGAAACCTGGAATAGCACTTGCGGCCCAACAAACCGGAGCGGCAGTATTTCCGATGAGCTGGTCAGCCACCCGCTTTTGGCAATTTAATACATGGGATCGTTTGATTCTGCCAAAACCTTTTTCGACCATCTCAGTGATCTTTGGATCACCTGTCGAACTCGAACAACAAAATTCGCCTCTTGAAGAAAGCACAAAAACGCTAGAAAATGCCTTAAAAGGGATTGATTTCAAGGCTTGCACTTCATTGTTTACGAATCCTGCTGAATGGCCTAATTAAAAAATTACGAACTAACCAACTATTCTGAACATTTTCTTCTGTAACAATTTTGACATGTCTTATTTGAATAGTCATTCCAAGAACCACATTTACAGCAATCCCAAAACATATATCCTTCCCCACATTCGTCAAAGTCCTTGGGCTATTTCATAACGACCTTTCGCCCATTGAAGGGCTTCTCGAATCAATTCCATGGCTAATCCACAGCCTCGATGAGCTGAATGTGTACAAATCCCATGCAGGACACCTATTTTATGCCATTTCCCTTCGATAAGCATCGGACATTCCAAAAGGGCGACATGGGACAAAATGTTTCCTTGTTCTTGCTTGATAAAGAGCTTACTTGCCTCCCAGGAAAATCCAAGAGCTTTGCGACGGATAATCACGTCTCTAATTCCCGGAAATGATTCGTCTAAAAGATTGATATAATTTTTTTCCATGAAACAGCCTTAGGTTTTCTTCCAGGTATTAGCTTTGAATGTTGCAAGTTATTCCGAAAAATAATTTTTTGATTTAAATTTAAGCATTATTCAATGATCATCGGAAATGATCAAGGAAAAATTAATGAAAACAATATGCATCAAAACCAGGCTGTGAAAGGATTTAATTGAAAAAGTTAGACTGTGGTTTCAGACACTCAAAGAAAAGATGAACGAAACATTAGAGTCTTTAGAAAATGAAGGAGTTTTTGTGGAGTCAGCTTTTCTTGATCAGCAGGGGAATGACCTGTATCTCATTTACTATATGAAAGCCGAAGATATCACTCGTGCGTATGAGGTATTTACCAAATCAAATCTAGCAATTGATCATTATTACAAAAATTGCTGGAAAACATATTGTGAAGGACGCGAGGTGTTAGAGGAACTTTTAGACATTGATAGATTCGAAAGTTTAAAATCCTACAAGGAATAAAACAACCTTTAAACTCTATCAGTGAAAGCATCTTTTCAACAAATCTGTCCATGAGCCATCATTTCATGTTGATCTTAACTGAAAAACTCACGGATCATCCTCTAGCTTAGGAATGATTCTTTCCGGAATGTGGA
Encoded proteins:
- a CDS encoding GNAT family N-acetyltransferase gives rise to the protein MEKNYINLLDESFPGIRDVIIRRKALGFSWEASKLFIKQEQGNILSHVALLECPMLIEGKWHKIGVLHGICTHSAHRGCGLAMELIREALQWAKGRYEIAQGL
- a CDS encoding DUF6176 family protein encodes the protein MWFQTLKEKMNETLESLENEGVFVESAFLDQQGNDLYLIYYMKAEDITRAYEVFTKSNLAIDHYYKNCWKTYCEGREVLEELLDIDRFESLKSYKE